A genomic region of Notamacropus eugenii isolate mMacEug1 chromosome 3, mMacEug1.pri_v2, whole genome shotgun sequence contains the following coding sequences:
- the NOL6 gene encoding nucleolar protein 6 isoform X2 yields MGPAPEGTPARRAPKEPEVIEPIMEDMESEENKKDTPPSKKRRTRAHDGGLLLPVELSQAQLYKQPTNEELSQMKETENLFHSNLLRMQMEELLKEVKLKEKKQQRIDAFLHEIKQRLLTVPSTKVSEMTDQSWLPKGVKVPFVQKPYAVKGRFQFLPPTQITVVGSYLLGTCVRPEVNVDVMLTMPKEILQDKDGLNQRYLRKRALYIAHLGYHLSQDPLFGSVRFSYINGCHLKPLLLLRPAGKDERLVTVRLYPCPPPGFFRLCRLLPSKNNVRTTWFWDKTTPKEAVLDPPTPHYNTLLLCDEVMESHLHLLSALLASSPGLRDGIILLKVWLRQRNLDKGTRGFSGFIVSMLVAFLVSSRKVSKSMSGYQVLRNVLQFLAATDLTVSGISLCRSSDPSLPAVADFHQAFSVVFVDPSGHLNLCADVTVPTYQQVQHEAQLSMAVLDDKTVDGFQMLLMTPKPMIRTFDHVLHIYPLSCLYAACQRLKLWSELQDHGGDYVSAILPTLTALLERGLGSRLTLLTHSRASVPQWEINQNPPKHKDQTALSLGLLLRPEGLVSVLEMGPEADHAEATDFRQFWGSRSELRRFQDGSIREAVLWKAESMAEKRLLPHQVITHLLKLHAGIPESYIHYVGGYLDPLIRAPKEAHSTGEEALAMVVRSYDQLSRQLWGLKGLPLTVTSVQGAHAALRYTDVFSPVPVWLDFTFHDHLEKWNVLLPRPSKPCPAFVDPINVVCHLEGSGQWPQDADAIQRVRAAFQLRLAEVLSQEYGLRCSAKASHTDVYKDGYVFRVRVAYHREPQILKESCTPGGMITLRDTPASLLLDRDTRQLPQLTSALHGLQQQHSAFSGAARLAKRWVRAQLLSDGLTEESLDLLAASLFLHPAPFTPPSSPQVGFLRFLALLSTFDWKNNPLIVNLNGELTAEDQAEIHSHFLESRIRLPVMVIATPQDRSHSLWTKDKPSAQILHHLVNLAAKALPILEKHLMDPSDSGDIRMVFRPALDVYDVLIHLNPRHIPRHQEAVDPPAASFSRGLLQHAGTSSRLPVLSYDPPSLYLSQLRKTFGDLALFFYDLHGGEVIGVLWRPDSFQPQPFKATSVQGRMVVSQSGDLMTVPNVEAILEDFAILGKGLVQTVEARSEKWTV; encoded by the exons ATGGGGCCGGCGCCCGAAGGAACCCCGGCACGCAGGGCTCCCAAAGAGCCCGAG GTGATAGAACCCATTATGGAAGACATGGAGTCAGAGGAAAACAAGAAGGATACCCCTCCCTCCAAGAAGCGTCGGACGAGGGCTCATGATGGGGGACTCCTGCTGCCTGTGGAGCTGAGCCAAGCCCAGCTATACAAACAGCCCACAAATGAAGAGCTAAGCCagatgaaagagacagaaaaccTTTTCCACTCCAACCTCCTCCGGATGCAG ATGGAGGAGTTATTGAAGGAGGTGAAGCTGAAAGAGAAGAAGCAACAGCGGATTGATGCCTTCTTACATGAGATTAAGCAACGACTTCTTACTGTCCCTTCAACCaaggtgtctgag ATGACAGACCAGTCGTGGCTGCCCAAAGGTGTAAAAGTACCCTTCGTTCAGAAGCCTTATGCCGTGAAAGGTCGCTTCCAATTCTTGCCTCCCACTCAGATCACTGTGGTGGGCAGCTACCTGCTAGGAACTTGTGTCCGACCAGAGGTCAATGTGGATGTAATGTTGACTATGCCAAAG GAGATCCTACAGGACAAGGATGGACTAAATCAGCGCTACCTAAGGAAGCGCGCCCTCTACATAGCTCATCTGGGCTACCACTTGTCCCAGGACCCCCTCTTTGGCAGTGTCCGTTTCTCCTACATAAATGGTTGTCACCTGAAGCCCCTGCTGCTGCTCCGTCCTGCAG GAAAGGATGAGCGGCTGGTCACTGTGCGCCTATACCCCTGCCCCCCACCTGGGTTCTTTCGTCTCTGCCGTCTGCTGCCCTCCAAGAACAATGTCCGTACCACCTGGTTCTGGGACAAGACTACCCCAAAGGAGG CTGTCCTGGATCCTCCCACTCCTCATTATAACACCTTGCTCCTTTGTGATGAAGTTATGGAATCTCACCTTCACCTTTTGTCAGCCCTGCTTGCCTCTTCCCCTGGCCTTCGGGATGGCATCATTTTGCTTAAAGTCTGGCTGCGGCAGCGTAATCTGGACAAG GGCACCAGAGGCTTCAGTGGCTTCATTGTTTCCATGCTGGTGGCCTTCTTAGTGTCTTCTAGAAAAGTCAGCAAGTCTATGAGTGGCTATCAAGTGCTGAGGAATGTTCTGCAGTTCCTAG CCGCCACAGATCTGACAGTCAGTGGCATCAGCTTGTGTCGTAGTTCGGATCCATCTCTG CCAGCTGTGGCTGACTTCCATCAGGCCTTCTCCGTGGTCTTTGTGGATCCTTCAGGCCACCTTAATCTTTGTGCTGATGTCACGGTTCCTACATACCAGCAG GTGCAGCATGAAGCCCAGCTGTCTATGGCTGTGCTGGATGATAAGACTGTAGATGGCTTCCAGATGCTGCTCATGACACCCAAACCAATGATCCGAACCTTCGACCATGTTCTTCA tATATATCCCCTGAGCTGTCTGTATGCTGCCTGCCAAAGGCTGAAGCTGTGGTCAGAACTGCAGGACCATGGAGGAGATTATGTGTCTGCCATACTTCCCACCTTAACTGCCCTCCTGGAACGGGGCCTGGGCTCCCGTTTGACCTTGTTGACCCATTCTCGGGCCTCTGTACCCCAA TGGGAGATCAACCAGAACCCCCCAAAACACAAGGATCAAACTGCATTGTCACTGGGATTGCTGCTCCGGCCTGAGGGACTGGTCAGTGTTCTAGAGATGGGACCTGAAGCTGATCATGCAGAG GCAACTGACTTCCGCCAGTTCTGGGGCTCACGTTCAGAACTAAGGCGTTTCCAGGATGGGTCAATCCGGGAGGCTGTACTTTGGAAGGCTGAATCCATGGCTGAGAAACGCCTCCTGCCCCACCAGGTGATCACTCACCTCCTAAAACT ACATGCAGGTATACCTGAGTCCTACATCCATTATGTGGGGGGCTACCTGGACCCTCTGATCAGAGCGCCCAAAGAG GCTCACAGCACAGGCGAGGAGGCTCTGGCCATGGTGGTGCGTTCCTATGACCAGCTGAGCCGCCAGCTGTGGGGTCTCAAAGGGCTGCCCCTGACTGTCACCTCTGTTCAGGGAGCTCACGCTGCCCTGCGATATACTGAT GTGTTCTCCCCTGTTCCTGTTTGGCTTGATTTCACATTCCATGACCACCTGGAAAAATGGAACGTGTTGCTGCCTCGGCCCAGCAAACCTTGCCCGGCCTTCGTGGATCCCATAAATG TGGTGTGTCACCTGGAGGGCAGTGGACAGTGGCCTCAGGATGCAGATGCCATACAGCGAGTTAGAGCTGCTTTCCAATTGCGCCTGGCAGAGGTGTTGAGTCAGGAGTATGGCCTCCGGTGTTCAGCTAAGGCCTCCCACACTGATGTTTACAAG GACGGTTATGTTTTCCGAGTTCGGGTGGCATACCACAGGGAGCCCCAAATCCTGAAGGAATCCTGTACCCCAGGAGGAATGATCACACTGAGAGATACACCTGCATCACTCCTCCTAGATCGGGACACCCGGCAGCTGCCCCAGCTCACTAGTGCCTTGCATGG actcCAGCAGCAGCACTCAGCTTTCTCTGGTGCGGCCCGTCTGGCAAAGCGCTGGGTCCGGGCCCAGCTCCTCAGTGATGGACTGACAGAGGAGAGCCTGGACCTACTGGCTGCCTCCCTCTTCCTGCATCCTGCCCCCTTCACCCCCCCCAG TTCCCCTCAGGTTGGCTTTCTCCGCTTCCTAGCCTTGCTGTCCACATTTGACTGGAAAAATAATCCCCTTATTGTCAACCTCAATGGTGAACTCACAG CTGAGGATCAAGCAGAGATTCATAGCCACTTCCTAGAATCTCGAATCCGCCTTCCTGTCATGGTCATTGCCACCCCCCAAGACCGAAGCCACTCTTTATGGACAAAGGACAAACCTTCGGCTCAG ATCCTGCATCACCTTGTGAACCTGGCAGCTAAAGCCTTGCCTATCCTAGAAAAGCACTTGATGGATCCTTCTGACTCTGGAGATATCCGG ATGGTATTCCGGCCAGCCCTGGATGTCTATGATGTACTAATCCACCTGAATCCCCGACATATCCCCCGGCACCAAGAGGCTGTGGACCCACCAGCAGCCTCCTTCAGCAGAGGCCTCCTTCAGCATGCCGGCACCTCCTCCCGGCTGCCCGTCCTCTCCTATGACCCTCCGAGCCTCTACCTCAGTCAGCTCAGA AAGACCTTTGGAGACTTGGCATTGTTTTTCTATGATCTGCATGGTGGAGAAGTGATTGGTGTCTTATGGAGGCCTGATAGCTTCCAGCCACAACCTTTCAAG GCTACCAGTGTGCaagggaggatggtggtgtcaCAGAGTGGGGACCTCATGACAGTGCCCAATGTGGAGGCCATTTTGGAGGATTTTGCCATTCTGGGCAAAGGTCTGGTACAAACTGTGGAGGCCCGGAGTGAGAAGTGGACAGTGTGA
- the NOL6 gene encoding nucleolar protein 6 isoform X1, giving the protein MGPAPEGTPARRAPKEPEVMKVIEPIMEDMESEENKKDTPPSKKRRTRAHDGGLLLPVELSQAQLYKQPTNEELSQMKETENLFHSNLLRMQMEELLKEVKLKEKKQQRIDAFLHEIKQRLLTVPSTKVSEMTDQSWLPKGVKVPFVQKPYAVKGRFQFLPPTQITVVGSYLLGTCVRPEVNVDVMLTMPKEILQDKDGLNQRYLRKRALYIAHLGYHLSQDPLFGSVRFSYINGCHLKPLLLLRPAGKDERLVTVRLYPCPPPGFFRLCRLLPSKNNVRTTWFWDKTTPKEAVLDPPTPHYNTLLLCDEVMESHLHLLSALLASSPGLRDGIILLKVWLRQRNLDKGTRGFSGFIVSMLVAFLVSSRKVSKSMSGYQVLRNVLQFLAATDLTVSGISLCRSSDPSLPAVADFHQAFSVVFVDPSGHLNLCADVTVPTYQQVQHEAQLSMAVLDDKTVDGFQMLLMTPKPMIRTFDHVLHIYPLSCLYAACQRLKLWSELQDHGGDYVSAILPTLTALLERGLGSRLTLLTHSRASVPQWEINQNPPKHKDQTALSLGLLLRPEGLVSVLEMGPEADHAEATDFRQFWGSRSELRRFQDGSIREAVLWKAESMAEKRLLPHQVITHLLKLHAGIPESYIHYVGGYLDPLIRAPKEAHSTGEEALAMVVRSYDQLSRQLWGLKGLPLTVTSVQGAHAALRYTDVFSPVPVWLDFTFHDHLEKWNVLLPRPSKPCPAFVDPINVVCHLEGSGQWPQDADAIQRVRAAFQLRLAEVLSQEYGLRCSAKASHTDVYKDGYVFRVRVAYHREPQILKESCTPGGMITLRDTPASLLLDRDTRQLPQLTSALHGLQQQHSAFSGAARLAKRWVRAQLLSDGLTEESLDLLAASLFLHPAPFTPPSSPQVGFLRFLALLSTFDWKNNPLIVNLNGELTAEDQAEIHSHFLESRIRLPVMVIATPQDRSHSLWTKDKPSAQILHHLVNLAAKALPILEKHLMDPSDSGDIRMVFRPALDVYDVLIHLNPRHIPRHQEAVDPPAASFSRGLLQHAGTSSRLPVLSYDPPSLYLSQLRKTFGDLALFFYDLHGGEVIGVLWRPDSFQPQPFKATSVQGRMVVSQSGDLMTVPNVEAILEDFAILGKGLVQTVEARSEKWTV; this is encoded by the exons ATGGGGCCGGCGCCCGAAGGAACCCCGGCACGCAGGGCTCCCAAAGAGCCCGAGGTGATGAAG GTGATAGAACCCATTATGGAAGACATGGAGTCAGAGGAAAACAAGAAGGATACCCCTCCCTCCAAGAAGCGTCGGACGAGGGCTCATGATGGGGGACTCCTGCTGCCTGTGGAGCTGAGCCAAGCCCAGCTATACAAACAGCCCACAAATGAAGAGCTAAGCCagatgaaagagacagaaaaccTTTTCCACTCCAACCTCCTCCGGATGCAG ATGGAGGAGTTATTGAAGGAGGTGAAGCTGAAAGAGAAGAAGCAACAGCGGATTGATGCCTTCTTACATGAGATTAAGCAACGACTTCTTACTGTCCCTTCAACCaaggtgtctgag ATGACAGACCAGTCGTGGCTGCCCAAAGGTGTAAAAGTACCCTTCGTTCAGAAGCCTTATGCCGTGAAAGGTCGCTTCCAATTCTTGCCTCCCACTCAGATCACTGTGGTGGGCAGCTACCTGCTAGGAACTTGTGTCCGACCAGAGGTCAATGTGGATGTAATGTTGACTATGCCAAAG GAGATCCTACAGGACAAGGATGGACTAAATCAGCGCTACCTAAGGAAGCGCGCCCTCTACATAGCTCATCTGGGCTACCACTTGTCCCAGGACCCCCTCTTTGGCAGTGTCCGTTTCTCCTACATAAATGGTTGTCACCTGAAGCCCCTGCTGCTGCTCCGTCCTGCAG GAAAGGATGAGCGGCTGGTCACTGTGCGCCTATACCCCTGCCCCCCACCTGGGTTCTTTCGTCTCTGCCGTCTGCTGCCCTCCAAGAACAATGTCCGTACCACCTGGTTCTGGGACAAGACTACCCCAAAGGAGG CTGTCCTGGATCCTCCCACTCCTCATTATAACACCTTGCTCCTTTGTGATGAAGTTATGGAATCTCACCTTCACCTTTTGTCAGCCCTGCTTGCCTCTTCCCCTGGCCTTCGGGATGGCATCATTTTGCTTAAAGTCTGGCTGCGGCAGCGTAATCTGGACAAG GGCACCAGAGGCTTCAGTGGCTTCATTGTTTCCATGCTGGTGGCCTTCTTAGTGTCTTCTAGAAAAGTCAGCAAGTCTATGAGTGGCTATCAAGTGCTGAGGAATGTTCTGCAGTTCCTAG CCGCCACAGATCTGACAGTCAGTGGCATCAGCTTGTGTCGTAGTTCGGATCCATCTCTG CCAGCTGTGGCTGACTTCCATCAGGCCTTCTCCGTGGTCTTTGTGGATCCTTCAGGCCACCTTAATCTTTGTGCTGATGTCACGGTTCCTACATACCAGCAG GTGCAGCATGAAGCCCAGCTGTCTATGGCTGTGCTGGATGATAAGACTGTAGATGGCTTCCAGATGCTGCTCATGACACCCAAACCAATGATCCGAACCTTCGACCATGTTCTTCA tATATATCCCCTGAGCTGTCTGTATGCTGCCTGCCAAAGGCTGAAGCTGTGGTCAGAACTGCAGGACCATGGAGGAGATTATGTGTCTGCCATACTTCCCACCTTAACTGCCCTCCTGGAACGGGGCCTGGGCTCCCGTTTGACCTTGTTGACCCATTCTCGGGCCTCTGTACCCCAA TGGGAGATCAACCAGAACCCCCCAAAACACAAGGATCAAACTGCATTGTCACTGGGATTGCTGCTCCGGCCTGAGGGACTGGTCAGTGTTCTAGAGATGGGACCTGAAGCTGATCATGCAGAG GCAACTGACTTCCGCCAGTTCTGGGGCTCACGTTCAGAACTAAGGCGTTTCCAGGATGGGTCAATCCGGGAGGCTGTACTTTGGAAGGCTGAATCCATGGCTGAGAAACGCCTCCTGCCCCACCAGGTGATCACTCACCTCCTAAAACT ACATGCAGGTATACCTGAGTCCTACATCCATTATGTGGGGGGCTACCTGGACCCTCTGATCAGAGCGCCCAAAGAG GCTCACAGCACAGGCGAGGAGGCTCTGGCCATGGTGGTGCGTTCCTATGACCAGCTGAGCCGCCAGCTGTGGGGTCTCAAAGGGCTGCCCCTGACTGTCACCTCTGTTCAGGGAGCTCACGCTGCCCTGCGATATACTGAT GTGTTCTCCCCTGTTCCTGTTTGGCTTGATTTCACATTCCATGACCACCTGGAAAAATGGAACGTGTTGCTGCCTCGGCCCAGCAAACCTTGCCCGGCCTTCGTGGATCCCATAAATG TGGTGTGTCACCTGGAGGGCAGTGGACAGTGGCCTCAGGATGCAGATGCCATACAGCGAGTTAGAGCTGCTTTCCAATTGCGCCTGGCAGAGGTGTTGAGTCAGGAGTATGGCCTCCGGTGTTCAGCTAAGGCCTCCCACACTGATGTTTACAAG GACGGTTATGTTTTCCGAGTTCGGGTGGCATACCACAGGGAGCCCCAAATCCTGAAGGAATCCTGTACCCCAGGAGGAATGATCACACTGAGAGATACACCTGCATCACTCCTCCTAGATCGGGACACCCGGCAGCTGCCCCAGCTCACTAGTGCCTTGCATGG actcCAGCAGCAGCACTCAGCTTTCTCTGGTGCGGCCCGTCTGGCAAAGCGCTGGGTCCGGGCCCAGCTCCTCAGTGATGGACTGACAGAGGAGAGCCTGGACCTACTGGCTGCCTCCCTCTTCCTGCATCCTGCCCCCTTCACCCCCCCCAG TTCCCCTCAGGTTGGCTTTCTCCGCTTCCTAGCCTTGCTGTCCACATTTGACTGGAAAAATAATCCCCTTATTGTCAACCTCAATGGTGAACTCACAG CTGAGGATCAAGCAGAGATTCATAGCCACTTCCTAGAATCTCGAATCCGCCTTCCTGTCATGGTCATTGCCACCCCCCAAGACCGAAGCCACTCTTTATGGACAAAGGACAAACCTTCGGCTCAG ATCCTGCATCACCTTGTGAACCTGGCAGCTAAAGCCTTGCCTATCCTAGAAAAGCACTTGATGGATCCTTCTGACTCTGGAGATATCCGG ATGGTATTCCGGCCAGCCCTGGATGTCTATGATGTACTAATCCACCTGAATCCCCGACATATCCCCCGGCACCAAGAGGCTGTGGACCCACCAGCAGCCTCCTTCAGCAGAGGCCTCCTTCAGCATGCCGGCACCTCCTCCCGGCTGCCCGTCCTCTCCTATGACCCTCCGAGCCTCTACCTCAGTCAGCTCAGA AAGACCTTTGGAGACTTGGCATTGTTTTTCTATGATCTGCATGGTGGAGAAGTGATTGGTGTCTTATGGAGGCCTGATAGCTTCCAGCCACAACCTTTCAAG GCTACCAGTGTGCaagggaggatggtggtgtcaCAGAGTGGGGACCTCATGACAGTGCCCAATGTGGAGGCCATTTTGGAGGATTTTGCCATTCTGGGCAAAGGTCTGGTACAAACTGTGGAGGCCCGGAGTGAGAAGTGGACAGTGTGA
- the NOL6 gene encoding nucleolar protein 6 isoform X3, giving the protein MEDMESEENKKDTPPSKKRRTRAHDGGLLLPVELSQAQLYKQPTNEELSQMKETENLFHSNLLRMQMEELLKEVKLKEKKQQRIDAFLHEIKQRLLTVPSTKVSEMTDQSWLPKGVKVPFVQKPYAVKGRFQFLPPTQITVVGSYLLGTCVRPEVNVDVMLTMPKEILQDKDGLNQRYLRKRALYIAHLGYHLSQDPLFGSVRFSYINGCHLKPLLLLRPAGKDERLVTVRLYPCPPPGFFRLCRLLPSKNNVRTTWFWDKTTPKEAVLDPPTPHYNTLLLCDEVMESHLHLLSALLASSPGLRDGIILLKVWLRQRNLDKGTRGFSGFIVSMLVAFLVSSRKVSKSMSGYQVLRNVLQFLAATDLTVSGISLCRSSDPSLPAVADFHQAFSVVFVDPSGHLNLCADVTVPTYQQVQHEAQLSMAVLDDKTVDGFQMLLMTPKPMIRTFDHVLHIYPLSCLYAACQRLKLWSELQDHGGDYVSAILPTLTALLERGLGSRLTLLTHSRASVPQWEINQNPPKHKDQTALSLGLLLRPEGLVSVLEMGPEADHAEATDFRQFWGSRSELRRFQDGSIREAVLWKAESMAEKRLLPHQVITHLLKLHAGIPESYIHYVGGYLDPLIRAPKEAHSTGEEALAMVVRSYDQLSRQLWGLKGLPLTVTSVQGAHAALRYTDVFSPVPVWLDFTFHDHLEKWNVLLPRPSKPCPAFVDPINVVCHLEGSGQWPQDADAIQRVRAAFQLRLAEVLSQEYGLRCSAKASHTDVYKDGYVFRVRVAYHREPQILKESCTPGGMITLRDTPASLLLDRDTRQLPQLTSALHGLQQQHSAFSGAARLAKRWVRAQLLSDGLTEESLDLLAASLFLHPAPFTPPSSPQVGFLRFLALLSTFDWKNNPLIVNLNGELTAEDQAEIHSHFLESRIRLPVMVIATPQDRSHSLWTKDKPSAQILHHLVNLAAKALPILEKHLMDPSDSGDIRMVFRPALDVYDVLIHLNPRHIPRHQEAVDPPAASFSRGLLQHAGTSSRLPVLSYDPPSLYLSQLRKTFGDLALFFYDLHGGEVIGVLWRPDSFQPQPFKATSVQGRMVVSQSGDLMTVPNVEAILEDFAILGKGLVQTVEARSEKWTV; this is encoded by the exons ATGGAAGACATGGAGTCAGAGGAAAACAAGAAGGATACCCCTCCCTCCAAGAAGCGTCGGACGAGGGCTCATGATGGGGGACTCCTGCTGCCTGTGGAGCTGAGCCAAGCCCAGCTATACAAACAGCCCACAAATGAAGAGCTAAGCCagatgaaagagacagaaaaccTTTTCCACTCCAACCTCCTCCGGATGCAG ATGGAGGAGTTATTGAAGGAGGTGAAGCTGAAAGAGAAGAAGCAACAGCGGATTGATGCCTTCTTACATGAGATTAAGCAACGACTTCTTACTGTCCCTTCAACCaaggtgtctgag ATGACAGACCAGTCGTGGCTGCCCAAAGGTGTAAAAGTACCCTTCGTTCAGAAGCCTTATGCCGTGAAAGGTCGCTTCCAATTCTTGCCTCCCACTCAGATCACTGTGGTGGGCAGCTACCTGCTAGGAACTTGTGTCCGACCAGAGGTCAATGTGGATGTAATGTTGACTATGCCAAAG GAGATCCTACAGGACAAGGATGGACTAAATCAGCGCTACCTAAGGAAGCGCGCCCTCTACATAGCTCATCTGGGCTACCACTTGTCCCAGGACCCCCTCTTTGGCAGTGTCCGTTTCTCCTACATAAATGGTTGTCACCTGAAGCCCCTGCTGCTGCTCCGTCCTGCAG GAAAGGATGAGCGGCTGGTCACTGTGCGCCTATACCCCTGCCCCCCACCTGGGTTCTTTCGTCTCTGCCGTCTGCTGCCCTCCAAGAACAATGTCCGTACCACCTGGTTCTGGGACAAGACTACCCCAAAGGAGG CTGTCCTGGATCCTCCCACTCCTCATTATAACACCTTGCTCCTTTGTGATGAAGTTATGGAATCTCACCTTCACCTTTTGTCAGCCCTGCTTGCCTCTTCCCCTGGCCTTCGGGATGGCATCATTTTGCTTAAAGTCTGGCTGCGGCAGCGTAATCTGGACAAG GGCACCAGAGGCTTCAGTGGCTTCATTGTTTCCATGCTGGTGGCCTTCTTAGTGTCTTCTAGAAAAGTCAGCAAGTCTATGAGTGGCTATCAAGTGCTGAGGAATGTTCTGCAGTTCCTAG CCGCCACAGATCTGACAGTCAGTGGCATCAGCTTGTGTCGTAGTTCGGATCCATCTCTG CCAGCTGTGGCTGACTTCCATCAGGCCTTCTCCGTGGTCTTTGTGGATCCTTCAGGCCACCTTAATCTTTGTGCTGATGTCACGGTTCCTACATACCAGCAG GTGCAGCATGAAGCCCAGCTGTCTATGGCTGTGCTGGATGATAAGACTGTAGATGGCTTCCAGATGCTGCTCATGACACCCAAACCAATGATCCGAACCTTCGACCATGTTCTTCA tATATATCCCCTGAGCTGTCTGTATGCTGCCTGCCAAAGGCTGAAGCTGTGGTCAGAACTGCAGGACCATGGAGGAGATTATGTGTCTGCCATACTTCCCACCTTAACTGCCCTCCTGGAACGGGGCCTGGGCTCCCGTTTGACCTTGTTGACCCATTCTCGGGCCTCTGTACCCCAA TGGGAGATCAACCAGAACCCCCCAAAACACAAGGATCAAACTGCATTGTCACTGGGATTGCTGCTCCGGCCTGAGGGACTGGTCAGTGTTCTAGAGATGGGACCTGAAGCTGATCATGCAGAG GCAACTGACTTCCGCCAGTTCTGGGGCTCACGTTCAGAACTAAGGCGTTTCCAGGATGGGTCAATCCGGGAGGCTGTACTTTGGAAGGCTGAATCCATGGCTGAGAAACGCCTCCTGCCCCACCAGGTGATCACTCACCTCCTAAAACT ACATGCAGGTATACCTGAGTCCTACATCCATTATGTGGGGGGCTACCTGGACCCTCTGATCAGAGCGCCCAAAGAG GCTCACAGCACAGGCGAGGAGGCTCTGGCCATGGTGGTGCGTTCCTATGACCAGCTGAGCCGCCAGCTGTGGGGTCTCAAAGGGCTGCCCCTGACTGTCACCTCTGTTCAGGGAGCTCACGCTGCCCTGCGATATACTGAT GTGTTCTCCCCTGTTCCTGTTTGGCTTGATTTCACATTCCATGACCACCTGGAAAAATGGAACGTGTTGCTGCCTCGGCCCAGCAAACCTTGCCCGGCCTTCGTGGATCCCATAAATG TGGTGTGTCACCTGGAGGGCAGTGGACAGTGGCCTCAGGATGCAGATGCCATACAGCGAGTTAGAGCTGCTTTCCAATTGCGCCTGGCAGAGGTGTTGAGTCAGGAGTATGGCCTCCGGTGTTCAGCTAAGGCCTCCCACACTGATGTTTACAAG GACGGTTATGTTTTCCGAGTTCGGGTGGCATACCACAGGGAGCCCCAAATCCTGAAGGAATCCTGTACCCCAGGAGGAATGATCACACTGAGAGATACACCTGCATCACTCCTCCTAGATCGGGACACCCGGCAGCTGCCCCAGCTCACTAGTGCCTTGCATGG actcCAGCAGCAGCACTCAGCTTTCTCTGGTGCGGCCCGTCTGGCAAAGCGCTGGGTCCGGGCCCAGCTCCTCAGTGATGGACTGACAGAGGAGAGCCTGGACCTACTGGCTGCCTCCCTCTTCCTGCATCCTGCCCCCTTCACCCCCCCCAG TTCCCCTCAGGTTGGCTTTCTCCGCTTCCTAGCCTTGCTGTCCACATTTGACTGGAAAAATAATCCCCTTATTGTCAACCTCAATGGTGAACTCACAG CTGAGGATCAAGCAGAGATTCATAGCCACTTCCTAGAATCTCGAATCCGCCTTCCTGTCATGGTCATTGCCACCCCCCAAGACCGAAGCCACTCTTTATGGACAAAGGACAAACCTTCGGCTCAG ATCCTGCATCACCTTGTGAACCTGGCAGCTAAAGCCTTGCCTATCCTAGAAAAGCACTTGATGGATCCTTCTGACTCTGGAGATATCCGG ATGGTATTCCGGCCAGCCCTGGATGTCTATGATGTACTAATCCACCTGAATCCCCGACATATCCCCCGGCACCAAGAGGCTGTGGACCCACCAGCAGCCTCCTTCAGCAGAGGCCTCCTTCAGCATGCCGGCACCTCCTCCCGGCTGCCCGTCCTCTCCTATGACCCTCCGAGCCTCTACCTCAGTCAGCTCAGA AAGACCTTTGGAGACTTGGCATTGTTTTTCTATGATCTGCATGGTGGAGAAGTGATTGGTGTCTTATGGAGGCCTGATAGCTTCCAGCCACAACCTTTCAAG GCTACCAGTGTGCaagggaggatggtggtgtcaCAGAGTGGGGACCTCATGACAGTGCCCAATGTGGAGGCCATTTTGGAGGATTTTGCCATTCTGGGCAAAGGTCTGGTACAAACTGTGGAGGCCCGGAGTGAGAAGTGGACAGTGTGA